From Platichthys flesus chromosome 7, fPlaFle2.1, whole genome shotgun sequence:
ATAATGTTGGTAATTTGATTTGGAGCTAGAACATAAAAAACTACATGGATGGTTAAATGTAGTCTGTGCGTTGTTGCTGGATGAGGAGAGGATGTGCAGGGGGGAgggcattttttattttggttttattaatttatatatttcagtGACTGACACCGTGCGCAAAACGTCGTGCGTCCTCATTGAGGTTTTCCCATTAATGCGCAccgagagagagtgagggagagagatagagaaagagagagagagagagagagaaaaagaagagagagagagctcctccttctcctccttctccgtcTCTTCCCAGCACTCATCCCAAACACGCCGGGGTAAGACGGTCTCTCCGCGGAGGAGTCCTCTCATCACTGCCCCCCCTCGCACCATGGGAGCTGAATTAAAGCGGCTGTGGTACGTACTCCGGTACTTTTCCGCCGTCCCCTCctcagcagcggcagcagcagcagcgtcagtcctctgatgtccttctgctccCCGGCACATAACTTCTgtcctggtgttttttttttattccttcatAATTCCAGACACGCTGTCAGAAATAACCCGACCTCCGACTTGAGAACTAAACTGCTccggaaaaagaagaagaagaaggaggagagcgTGTGGgctctttctgtttgtttggatggaGAATTAGGAATCGGTGAGTTGACACAGTGAagcgaagaaaaaaaaaaaagcagatgacATTGTTTTGATGTTTGTGTCGCTTTGGATTGGGCCATCTTGAGGCTTAAGTTGTTGATTTGCCTTCCAGAGTTGCAAATAAAGCTGGTTGAGGATGAGGTTTCATGTAACCTCATTTAACATCGTGAGTTTCATCCGACTAACCACAAACGAGTCTCTGTAATCCTGCGTAAAACAGCTGCATCTGCACTTGTCTAGTTTGAACTCAACAGGTTTTGGATCTCTCgttgaatctctctctctctctctctctctctctctctctctctctctctctctctctctctctctctcttacttaAGAAGATTAAATCCTTGTAAATTCGCCTCTTCATAGAGAAGAGTTTGACAAATATCTCCTAGGATACCAGATTGTTTTGCAGTTGCTTGTCTTGCCTGCATTcagttttttaactgtaaattgCTTTTTAGCTCGAACTCAATAGAGTACAGGACCTGAGAAATATAGCCTTAAAGTAATTGTAGGGGTGATGATGCTTATTGGAAATCGCAGTTTAATCACATTAAAACTCGCTGTATCGAGTTGAAATTAATTTTCCTATTGTGCAGAGTAAAGGTTTCTGGCTAAATGTGATGCTAAATTTCATTTCCATGAAAGAGACATTTTTGCTGTCTCAGCCTTATCAGAGTCGTGTTGTTCATTTTTGACTTCACGccaattcctttttttcttaCTACGTCATTCGGTTTCTTTCTGTCCTTCAAACAGCTCAAatcctcttccttttttttctgttttctgatccactgctctccctctcttcccctgtCATGGTCATAATAGCACTTTTGTGCTCCATGTCCTCACaaactccctccctctctatctTTCTAGATGGTGAATGAGCTGAATTCAAGCTGGTAGTGAAGGTGCTGGATTTGTCCCCCCCTACGCCCCAAACCGGACACAGTATGGCGGCAGGAGTAGCGGCATGGCTTCCCTTTGCCCGGGCGGCAGCTATCGGGTGGATGCCCGTGGCCAATTTGCCCATGCCAGTGGCGCCTGCTGAGAAGACCAAGCGGCGGGAGGAGCTTATCATTCTTAATGTTAGTGGACGGCGCTTCCAGACATGGAGGAACACGTTGGACCGCTATCCGGACACCCTGCTGGGCAGCTCAGAGAAGGAGTTCTTCTACAACGAGGAGACCAAAGAGTACTTCTTTGACCGGGACCCTGACTTGTTCCGCAGTGTGCTCAACTTCTACCGCACTGGCAAGCTCCACTACCCACGCTACGAGTGCATCGCCTCCTATGATGAGGAGCTGGCGTTCTTTGGCATTCAGCCAGAGATCATTGGTGACTGCTGCTATGAAGAGTACAAggacaggaagagggagaacGCAGAACGTCTGATGGATGACCAGGAGGACAACAAGGACAACAAGCCGCCCAACATGACCTGCAGGGAGACCATGTGGCGGGCTTTTGAGAACCCCCACACTTCCACCATGGCCCTAGTCTTCTACTATGTCACAGGCTTCTTCATCGCTGTTTCTGTCATCACAAATGTTGTGGAGACAGTCCCCTGCGGCTTGGTACCCAACCAGAAGGAGGTTCCATGTGGCGTACGCTACACTGTGGCCTTTTTCTGCATGGACACGGCCTGCGTTATGATTTTCACCGTGGAGTACCTGATGCGCTTGTTTGCTGCGCCCAGCCGCTACCGATTCATGAGGTCGGTCATGAGCATCATTGATGTGGTGGCAATCTTGCCCTATTACATTGGCCTGGTGATGACTGACAATGAGGATGTGAGCGGCGCTTTCGTGACCCTCCGAGTTTTCCGCGTGTTCCGTATCTTTAAGTTCTCCCGTCACTCGCAGGGCCTGCGCATCCTGGGCTACACGCTGAAGAGCTGTGCCTCCGAGCTGGGcttcctgctcttctccctcactATGGCCATAATTATCTTTGCTACGGTTATGTTCTACGCAGAGAAGGGTTCAACCTCCAGCAAATTCACCAGCATCCCAGCCTCCTTCTGGTACACCATTGTTACTATGACAACGCTCGGGTAAGAGCAGAGCACACACCTCTTTTATGTGCTTGCGagtgctgtgtgtctgtgtgtgccgatgtgtgtttgtagtcGTGTCTGTTATGGGTGAGTAAATGTTTGATTATGATACGACTTGAAATGTGTGTCTGATGCTGTGGCCCAAaaacctacaactgctgcaggAGCCTGCGACATCCTTTCCCAGACATACTTTACAAACTTTGCACATCAGAGAAGAGGCTACAGAGAAATGGCAGATTTCTGTAGACCCTGATTCTGTCCCCCCCTATGTTTTCACAACTGAGTATTCTTCTGGGGGAAAGACGAGTCATTAAGATCTTCTCATTATGTTAAGTCCGCACCTTTGCCTGACCTTTGTGCTTCACCTgtcagagggatgaagagagaaaggCACATGAGAGaatgtaaaaatacagaaatggatagaaaacaaacaaacatagatTGTAGCATtgctttcatctctctcttgcCCTGTGGTTAGCTGGGAATCTTCTGAAACAGTGATTTAGCATTTTGaaagccccctcctcctcctccacctcctcctcctgctctttcaCTCAGTCTGTGTGAGACACACCAGTTGCTGGCCTTGAAAATGTGGTGCTTCGTTGTACAAAGGCTCTGACGCATAATATTGAAACGCTCTAAGTTTCTAAAGGCAAACCAATTGTTGCTGCCTTTGAATAACAGGTAGagataataattattataaatatacaatttTAAAAGACATACATGTTTCTGTATGAGACCTGCAGCCCTGAGctcttgttgttgtcattgtttcATGAATGGGCTTTGATTGATGTTTATAAGATGAACATGTCAAGCGTTTTGGATGCATTGATTTCTTATGTCTCCAGACCTGTTTTCCCTCATTTTTTACATCATCGTATCGGTCCAGCAGTCATTTTATGGCGGTGAGGGAAACCACACATACATCATAAATTtcgacacatttcacacacagcgTTCTGTGATGCGGCACTATGAGGCCTAATGGTAATGTGTTTTACGAGTGTCCCCTGTTGTGGATGTGTGACTCAGACTGAGAGGCTGACAAATTACGGCATCCTGCTAAATGTCAGAGTCATGGAGGCCGTAAATGGCTCTGAGCTCATTGCTGTGACACACTTGGCACCCTGTCATCCCGCCCTGCCATTTACAACCAGCCCAGTAGATCTGGTGTTGAGCAGTTGTTTGGTTCGGGATTGATTGTTTGGTCCGGGGACATTTGTATAGCCACAGCCTTGTGGACAATAATGTGTCGTTCTTTGCTCAGCTGTGTGTTAAATTTTGTGAATGTGCAGCAGCTTGTGTCGCCATGCCTGCCCCGTATACTCTCTACACTGTCTCTCTTCACCGAGATGCTAAACCAGTCTCCTGTTGCTTTTACAGTAGGATTGTGGAAGAGGagggtttgtgtgcatgtgtctgtttttgtgttaagGGGGGGAGTTGTTGAGCTTGGCCTCATCAATAAAGCAGTGACCAGAAGTGGGTGTCAGAGTGACTAATGATGTGGCCCACTGCATCTGCTGACTAATGTAAACCTACCTGACAATCTGGCCTCTGCTCTCGTTTTTTACGTCATAAACACGCACCAAATCACATGCAAGCAGACTAACCATAAACACATAATGATTGTGTTCATGCATTTGGGCACAAAGAGATGAATGTTTTAGTGTATTTTTACAGGCATGCTCGTGATATGACCTTGGATGTATTCTTTGAGGGTCATCCAGTACATGGAAACGGACCGTGATATCACATTTACACACGTTTTAAATGCTTTTACACTTGCATTGGACTCAGTGCTACATGTGCAGCAATTTATACTCATGTGACTAAATGAGATGGGCGCCAGTTGCCACAGAAGATGTTTTCCTTGACTTCTTGTCCTGCCGTCTAGGAGCCTCTGGGCTTCATTTTTTGTGCTGTTGAGAATATGTTTCGGCTTTGTTCTGCTCGGGGAGAATCTCATATCATCTGCACTCTCATGTTTAATTTACTGCTCACTTCTGAGCTTTAGCCCCAGTGTTTGTGCCACTGGGAGAAATGCTATGATatgattgtgtgtctctgtttgtggcTGTGTATGTCGGGTCCTTGGTGTTCATTGGTGGTTTGCCCTGCCTCTGCCACGTAGTGTATGCTGCCCTGTCCGCTGTGGCttttttgattgttttgtttatctaCACAGTTATCCGGCCTCAATCAGAATCCCTAATCCCCCCTCCAGCAATAGGCAATGAAACACCAGGTGAATGTATTTTGAAGCGCAGCTCTCTTCTGTGTTCTCATCAATCGAAGTTGCATCAGTGATAACAGTATGTTGGTGGAGAAGGGAAATGGAGACCCGgctgagaggagggggagaaaattagggagagaaaaaacacacaataggACATCTATTTATTGcacctgctgtgttgtgtttgtcctcGGTTGACTGCTTTGTTTGCGTTTCAAAAAGGATGGTCGTTTGGCCCGAGTCTCAGACATCAGAGTCCACATCTGTCCGTCTGTGGTTTTAGAGGGATTTCTGACACTTGAATGAAAGCTTTTGTTGCACTTAACGTAACGAATtgtcaacctgtgtgtgtgtgtgtgtgtagaggttatcacacacacacaagggggagaggagagaaatgtgaCCGTATATGACATCAAAACAAAGTAGAGACTCTCACGCTGACCTGAAATGAAACAAGTGCACATAAATCAGgtaaaaaacagaaattaaatatatgtgGAAATTAAATTCTTATTTGCAATGGTCCAGGAAACAGTGATGTGATTATATGGTTGTTTCGCAGCTGACTGCAGCAGGACAGACTTGCACATGTTTTAGTACAAAGTGGCTTTGGTACAACAAGATAAGAGAGTCAAATCCTCAAAACTGGACCTGAGGGCTGTGCTGCACTTTATGactaactagaatggcacttagCAGAGTGGATACAACAATCCCGCACATATCTTGCTAGCtcttaaaatagaaaaatttaTAGAAAAAGGAAGTAGTCTGTATAAACCGGTAAATAcataaatgtcctttttttgAACATCCTGACCCAAACAAGGAATATGTTCACATTAACAACAATAATCTGATCTAAACCTGATAAGACTCTGCCACGTAAACACCATTTTCCGATAACCTTAACCCAGAATAAGCGCTAATCAAATTAAAAGATGTCGTGTTGTTAGTTGGATTAAGTTCATTATAATCACATTATAACGTCCTAAtggagttttcacagcattttgcgACATCAAGAAGCAGTTCTTTGACGATACATACCTTGGGTGTGAAcacaatggaggaaaaaactaaatttgaaaTAAAGCTCCCAATAAGGCATATTGTAGCATCGTACAGTAAATTATTtcaggttgtggttttaaaattgGGGGAATAACGTTGAACATGGATCTGTATCAAATTGTATGAGTTCCTCTCTGGCCCTGTGTCCCACACTTTCACAAAGTTTGGTAAAAATCTCTTCAGTACCTTTTGCGTAATCTGTAAACATGACAGGAGGTTAGAAAACAGGTTTAATAACCCAAGTGAGATACCAGGCCCCCAACCAACACTGTCATCCTCTGAGCCTCGTGCTCACTCCATAGCAGGGCTAAAAAGCTTAACCGAAATCCTGCGGATGAAGGGCAGGCGGGCACACATTGATGAGGCTTTAGCTAAATCACAGACATTTAGGCAATTGGACCTGTGAGGGATTTTATTACCTGGGTTGTTAGACAAATTGATTTTGACCATTTGAGTGATAATAACTTTGGGCATTTGTAATATTTGGTTTGAACCTGTGTTATAAATTGTTGTCTGGTTGGTGAGCGAGCAGAcgtggtgtttgtgtgagagagaaaagccTCAGCAATTTTCATTAATGCTCCATCAAGACTTCatgagcttttattgtgaaacattaGGAAGCAAATAAGGAAAGAAAAGGTCCCAGCTCGACAGTAAAGATTGTAAACAACACTTTTTGTCttttgaataaaatgttctcatATTGAGTTATGTTTAGTAGTTGGACCTATTCCTCTAATGACCTTTATTATGGTGAATATCATGTCTCAGTTGAGCATCTCAATGCAGTTGAAgatgtaaacaaaacagaaaaaatatagaatatatattctACCTTTTATGTTAATTTCGCCTGTAGCAATGAGTCACAGTCAGTCAATGTATTACGTTTGAAATTTCCTAAGAGTTCCATCATAACATTATTCTCATTAAAATGCTAATCCCTTCACATGGGAGTGAGTTACTTCTCCACCTGTGTCTTAAAGAACTTTTGTCACTGCACcactggaaaaacaaataattaactGAGCATAATCTAATTAATAGaaggaaacacattttgtcCTCTACTTAAGTTCTGTTAACTCTGTATATTCTCTTCTTGAGAAAAGtctaaaataattttttaactAAACTGTTACTCTAATGAAGAAGGATGCAAATATCTGCCTACTGGTGGTTTTAGTGTCTGACACGGCTCACTCCATAATACCTGTCAGTGCTGTTACTGTAGATACGTTTCCAATTGTTGTAAAAGAAGACCACCCATCACCACTGGTCTGCTGTCGAGTGTGAATAACGAACCAACCggttgcaatttttttttttaaatgatattgtgGTTTAAGTCGTGTTGGCCACTCTATCTACGTCTTTTACATTGTACATTTGTGTAATCAGGGAAAACTTTGGGCTTCGGTCAGGTTTGGCGTCAGTTATCATTTCTCTGGCTTGGTTGGGTTGAGACAGAAATTGGGGTTCTTGGCGGCATGCTAGCCTTCTGCCATCTGTTGGCTCCCGAGACTCAAAAGGTGACCAATGGAAAAAGACATGTTATTGCCATAGTTTTTTTGTACAGCTaaatttttacttttatctctTGTAGAAACGGTCGACAAATCAAGGCCTTTTATGCAGTAAAAAGATTGTTGATGTTATCTACAGAAGATACGCAACTACTCAACTCAAAGAAGTTCTTCAGTGAACTTCTCCTGGCATGACGATGACATTGAGGGGATGGGTGCTTCACTAACGACTGTTACTGATTGATTAGAGCAAAACAACACAGGCTGAATGAAGGAAGCAAAAACTAGAAGGGCATACAGGGAGCACATACCTCTCCAACGGCTAATGACCTCAACATGAAGAAATTGTAATGTATGTTTGTCTTGAGGAGTATTCATGATATACTGTAACGATGGTAAAATGGCTGTCTTCCAGTTTGCTAGGAAACACTCATATATCTGAAGCTTTATGACATAATTAGCTTTTGTCTTGCAGTCAGTTTACAAGGCCATAGAATACTTGATACAGTAAatagtgtgtatttgtttgtacaTTAAAGAGAACCACTTGCAGCGCTCGCTTAAAACGCACCCGATTACACAGAAGATGTTGGCATTCTCCAGGCGTTTCGTCATCGCTGCTCGGACTCATTAGACTCTTCCGATTGATACGTTATTGATGAGAGCCGGAGTGTTTGGTAACGTTGTATTCATTAGCAAAGCCATGTCAGTGTATGATTAATATCCTAAGCAAAAgaccagcttttttttttcctttttttgatgACTGCTCTTCCAAGATCGATGCACTGCTCTGTCTCCCAGACAACCGCGCATGGCCTCTCACGTACAATGCTGCCGGCGGTGGTGTCGAGGTCGGGCGTGCGAGTGGGTTATTTATAACCAGTTAGAAGGTGtgtaagtaaataaacaaacaacaatgaccacaaagatcttttttttttttcattttcatatttcatttgttgGAAGttattacaattttaaaaaCTGGAGATTTTCACCTTCGGACAAATGTCACAGATCACATATCACGTTTGTTGCAGGCAACTGCTACTTGATT
This genomic window contains:
- the LOC133957107 gene encoding potassium voltage-gated channel subfamily D member 3, producing MAAGVAAWLPFARAAAIGWMPVANLPMPVAPAEKTKRREELIILNVSGRRFQTWRNTLDRYPDTLLGSSEKEFFYNEETKEYFFDRDPDLFRSVLNFYRTGKLHYPRYECIASYDEELAFFGIQPEIIGDCCYEEYKDRKRENAERLMDDQEDNKDNKPPNMTCRETMWRAFENPHTSTMALVFYYVTGFFIAVSVITNVVETVPCGLVPNQKEVPCGVRYTVAFFCMDTACVMIFTVEYLMRLFAAPSRYRFMRSVMSIIDVVAILPYYIGLVMTDNEDVSGAFVTLRVFRVFRIFKFSRHSQGLRILGYTLKSCASELGFLLFSLTMAIIIFATVMFYAEKGSTSSKFTSIPASFWYTIVTMTTLG